The region GAATTAGTAGATGAAGTAGGTGTAGATGCAGTACGTTATTTCTTTGTTATGCGTAGTGGAGAAACACAAATGGATTTCGATTTAGATTTAGCAACTAAAAAATCAAATGAAAATCCTGTTTATTATGCGCAATACGCTCATGCCCGTACTTGTTCAATTTTACGACAAGCTGAAGAAAAAGGCTTTAATGTAGAATTAAAAGATCAATATAATCACATTACCCACGAAAAAGAATTTGAGGTAATCAAATTAATGGGGGATTTCCCTATTGTTGTTGGAGATGCAGCTAACAAAAGACGACCTCATTTAATTTGTAATTATATTAATGATCTTGCCACAGCATTCCACAGTTTATATAATGCAGAAAAAGTAATTAATGAAGAGAATGTTGAGAAGACTAATGAAAAATTAGCTTTAATTAAAGCTCTAGAAATTACAATCAAAAATGCATTAGAATTAATTGGGGTATCAGCTCCAGAACGTATGTAATTATCATAAGGAGGAATAAAAATGACAATTAACCAAGAAATGTCAATGTTAGAAGTAGCAGAATTACTAATTCAACGTAAAATTAAACCTCAAAAATTCGAGAAGATTGCAAAAGAAGTTTGTGAAATGATGGGCTTAACAGATGATGAATTCCAATCGAAATTAGCTCAGTTTTATACTGATTTAACGTTAAGTGGAAAGTTTGTAACAGTTGGAGAAGATAAATGGGATTTAAAATCACGTCAAAAGTATGATGTGGCTAATTATGATACATATGACATTGATTTTGATGATGAAGAAATTGAAGTTGTTACTGAAGATGGATTTGACGTTTATCCAGAAGAAAATGAAGAATTCATAGTAGAGCCTGAGGATGAAACTGAAAAAGAAAAATATCTAGAAGACGAAGAAGAAACAGAAGATGATTATAGCGATGAAAGTGATGCAGAAGTTGAAGAAGAAACAGATGAGTTTGAAGGCTTAGCTATTTATAGCGAAGATGACTTTGAGTAATGATGTAATAAAAGACTCCTTTTAGAGAAAAATCCCTCTATATTAGATTTTTGATCTAATATAGAGGGATTTTTTATTAAAAGATTAAACAGTAATAAAAAATATAAAATTAATTCAAGAGATTTCTTAGAATATAAACAAGAGGGGAAATAGGTTAGATTTGAAGAAAAATATTTAGTATTCGTGCGAGACAAAAATTACCCTAAATGCTTATTGAATTTCCCTATTAATTTATAAATTTTATATAATTAAATGTAATTTCAAAAAAAAGATAAAAAAATGGATAAAAGGTTTGACAACTTTCGACAGACATGATAAGATAATCAAGTCGTCGAAAGAAGACAAAAAAAGAAATCGAAAGATTTTAAAAAAACTTCAAAAAAGTGTTTGACAGAAAGAGTTAAACATGATAAGATAATCAAGTCGCTGAAACAAGTGACAAAGAAGTTCTTTGAAAACTAAACAGAACGTCAACAAACATTACTTTAAGAAAATAAGTTTCTTAAAAGAAGCTTAGGATATAAACAAACTATTATGGAGAGTTTGATCCTGGCTCAGGATGAACGCTGGCGGCGTGCCTAATACATGCAAGTCGAGCGAACCACTTCGGTGGTGAGCGGCGAACGGGTGAGTAACACGTAGGTTATCTGCCCATCAGACGGGGACAACGATTGGAAACGATCGCTAATACCGGATAGGACGAAAGTTTAAAGGTGCTTCGGCACCACTGATGGATGAGCCTGCGGCGCATTAGCTAGTTGGTAGGGTAAAGGCCTACCAAGGCGACGATGCGTAGCCGACCTGAGAGGGTGAACGGCCACACTGGGACTGAGACACGGCCCAGACTCCTACGGGAGGCAGCAGTAGGGAATCTTCGGCAATGGGCGAAAGCCTGACCGAGCAACGCCGCGTGAATGATGAAGGCCTTCGGGTTGTAAAATTCTGTTATAAGGGAAGAATGGCTCTAGTAGGAAATGGCTAGAGTGTGACGGTACCTTATGAGAAAGCCACGGCTAACTACGTGCCAGCAGCCGCGGTAATACGTAGGTGGCGAGCGTTATCCGGAATTATTGGGCGTAAAGAGCGCGCAGGTGGTTGATTAAGTCTGATGTGAAAGCCCACGGCTTAACCGTGGAGGGTCATTGGAAACTGGTCAACTTGAGTGCAGAAGAGGGAAGTGGAATTCCATGTGTAGCGGTGAAATGCGTAGAGATATGGAGGAACACCAGTGGCGAAGGCGGCTTCCTGGTCTGTAACTGACACTGAGGCGCGAAAGCGTGGGGAGCAAACAGGATTAGATACCCTGGTAGTCCACGCCGTAAACGATGAGTGCTAAGTGTTGGGGGTCGAACCTCAGTGCTGAAGTTAACGCATTAAGCACTCCGCCTGGGGAGTACGGTCGCAAGACTGAAACTCAAAGGAATTGACGGGGACCCGCACAAGCGGTGGAGCATGTGGTTTAATTCGAAGCAACGCGAAGAACCTTACCAGGTCTTGACATACCAGTGACCGTCCTAGAGATAGGATTTTCCCTTCGGGGACAATGGATACAGGTGGTGCATGGTTGTCGTCAGCTCGTGTCGTGAGATGTTGGGTTAAGTCCCGCAACGAGCGCAACCCCTGTCGTTAGTTGCCAGCATTCAGTTGGGGACTCTAACGAGACTGCCAGTGACAAACTGGAGGAAGGTGGGGATGACGTCAAATCATCATGCCCCTTATGACCTGGGCTACACACGTGCTACAATGGTTGGTACAAAGAGAAGCGAAGCGGTGACGTGGAGCAAACCTCATAAAGCCAATCTCAGTTCGGATTGTAGGCTGCAACTCGCCTACATGAAGTTGGAATCGCTAGTAATCGCGAATCAGCATGTCGCGGTGAATACGTTCCCGGGTCTTGTACACACCGCCCGTCACACCACGAGAGTTTACAACACCCGAAGTCAGTGGCCTAACCGCAAGGAGGGAGCTGCCTAAGGTGGGGTAGATGATTGGGGTGAAGTCGTAACAAGGTATCCCTACCGGAAGGTGGGGATGGATCACCTCCTTTCTATGGAGAAAGAGACGTTCTGTTTAGTTTTGGAAGAATTTCTTCCAAAAGTTGATCTTTGAAAACTAGATATCTTCAAACAGAAGAAAAAAATAAAGAATTATTTTTTATAGGTTAAGTGAATAAGGGCGCACGGAGGATGCCTTGGCACTAGGAGTCGAAGAAGGACGCGACAAACGGCGAAACGCCTCGGGGAGCTGTAAGTGAGCTTTGATCCGGGGATATCCGAATGGGGAAACCCGCTAGTGGTTATACGCTAGCACCATATGGTGAATACATAGCCATATAGGAGACAGACCCAGGGAACTGAAACATCTAAGTACCTGGAGGAAAAGAAAGAAAAATCGATTCCCGTAGTAGCGGCGAGCGAAGTGGGAAGAGCCCAAACCGGCACTAGCCGGGGTTGTAGGACCTTCATAATTGACAAATCATGATAGCCGAGTGGTCTGGGAAGGCCAACCGGAGAGGGTGAGAGTCCCGTAGGTGAAATTGTGAAATGCATGGAAGGAATCCTGAGTACGGCGGGACACGTGGAATCCCGTCGGAATCAACGAGGACCATCTCGTAAGGCTAAATACTACCTAGTGACCGATAGTGAACCAGTACCGTGAGGGAAAGGTGAAAAGAACCCCGGAAGGGGAGTGAAAGAGAACCTGAAACCGTGTGCCTACAAATAGTCAGAGCCCGTTAATGGGTGATGGCGTGCCTTTTGTAGAATGAACCGGCGAGTTACGATATCGTGCGAGGTTAAGCAGAAGATGCGGAGCCGTAGCGAAAGCGAGTCTGAATAGGGCGAAGAGTACGATGTTGTAGACCCGAAACCGTGTGAGCTAGCCATGAGCAGGCTGAAGGTCAGGTAACACTGACTGGAGGGCCGAACCAGGGCACGTTGAAAAGTGCTTGGATGACTTGTGGCTAGGGGTGAAATTCCAATCGAACACGGATATAGCTGGTTCTCTCCGAAATAGCTTTAGGGCTAGCCTCGATGGCAAGTCTACTGGAGGTAGAGCACTGAATGGGTGATGGCCCCACCTCGGGGTACTGATCTCAATCAAACTCCGAATGCCAGATAGATATCATCGGGAGTCAGACTGTGGGTGATAAGGTCCATGGTCAAAAGGGAAAGAGCCCAGACCGCCAGCTAAGGCCCCCAAGTGTCCGTTAAGTGGAAAAGGATGTGGAGATGCACAGACAACTAGGAGGTTGGCTTAGAAGCAGCCATCCTTTAAAGAGTGCGTAATAGCTCACTAGTCGAGTGACTCTGCGCCGAAAATGTACCGGGGCTAAACGGACCGCCGAAGCTGCGGATTGACACTTAGGTGTCAGTGGTAGGAGAGCGTTCTAACAGCGGAGAAGCAGTACCGGAAGGAGCTGTGGAGCGGTTAGAAGTGAGAATGCCGGTGTGAGTAGCGAAAGATAGGTGAGAATCCTATCCATCGAAAGCCTAAGGTTTCCAGGGGAAGGCTCGTCCGCCCTGGGTAAGTCGGGACCTAAGGTGAGGCCGAAAGGCGTAGCCGATGGACAACAGGTTGATATTCCTGTACCACTTATTAAACTGATGGAGTGACGGAGAAGGCTAAGTTGAGCGTGTTAATGGATTCACGTGTAAGCAGTGAGGTGGTCATGTAGGCAAATCCGCATGGCATAACATTGAGCTGTGATGCCGAAGCCGTATGGCGAAGTCAACTGATGTCACGCTTCCAAGAAAAGCTTCTAGGGTTAATTTAGTAAGTGCCCGTACCGATAACCGACACAGGTAGGCGAGGAGAGAATCCTAAGATGAGCGAGAGAACTCTTGTTAAGGAACTCGGCAAAATGACCCCGTAACTTCGGGAGAAGGGGTGCTTGTGAAAGCAAGCCGCAGTGAATAGGCCCAGGCGACTGTTTATCAAAAACACAGGTCTCTGCTAAACCGCAAGGTGATGTATAGGGGCTGACGCCTGCCCGGTGCTGGAAGGTTAAGAGGAGAGGTTAGCGCAAGCGAAGCTTTGAATTGAAGCCCCAGTAAACGGCGGCCGTAACTATAACGGTCCTAAGGTAGCGAAATTCCTTGTCGGGTAAGTTCCGACCCGCACGAAAGGCGTAACGATCTGGGCGCTGTCTCAACAAGAGACTCGGTGAAATCATAGTACCTGTGAAGATGCAGGTTACCCGCGACAGGACGGAAAGACCCCGTGGAGCTTTACTGTAGCTTGATATTGAGCACTGGTGACACATGTACAGGATAGGTAGGAGACGAAGAAGCCAGGACGCCAGTCTTGGTGGAGTCGCTGTTGGGATACTACCCTTGTGTTACTGGGGTTCTAACCCGTGGCCATGATCTGGTCAGGGAACAGTGTCAGGTGGGCAGTTTGACTGGGGCGGTCGCCTCCCAAAGAGTAACGGAGGCGCCCAAAGGTTCCCTCAGAATGGTTGGAAATCATTCGAAGAGTGTAAAGGCAGAAGGGAGCTTGACTGCGAGACCTACAAGTCGAGCAGGGACGAAAGTCGGGCTTAGTGATCCGGCGGTACCGAATGGAAGGGCCGTCGCTCAACGGATAAAAGCTACCCCGGGGATAACAGGCTGATCTCCCCCAAGAGTTCACATCGACGGGGAGGTTTGGCACCTCGATGTCGGCTCATCGCATCCTGGGGCTGTAGTCGGT is a window of Turicibacter sanguinis DNA encoding:
- the rpoE gene encoding DNA-directed RNA polymerase subunit delta, encoding MTINQEMSMLEVAELLIQRKIKPQKFEKIAKEVCEMMGLTDDEFQSKLAQFYTDLTLSGKFVTVGEDKWDLKSRQKYDVANYDTYDIDFDDEEIEVVTEDGFDVYPEENEEFIVEPEDETEKEKYLEDEEETEDDYSDESDAEVEEETDEFEGLAIYSEDDFE